The following nucleotide sequence is from Falco naumanni isolate bFalNau1 chromosome 6, bFalNau1.pat, whole genome shotgun sequence.
ggagcagagaggaggaaagagggagTCCCTTCTCTCTGCAGACCTGTCAAAGAGGGTTCCCTCTGCAGATGGAAGTTTGTGGGTCCCCCACAGCTGCAACCCAGCTTGCCACTTGGGAAGCCAGAGCCAGGCTAGCCACTTCACAGGGGGAGGGAGCCCTCCTGGTCCCCTGCTTTGTCCAGCCTCTCAGGCAAGGTGAGCACGAAGGGTAGGAGGACACCCTTGGCATCCAAGGGAGCTTTAAGAAGCTCCCCATCAAAGGTGCCCTTGAGCCCACCATCCGCTTCCACCTCACCGTCCTGGGCTAGGCTGAAGCGGAGGGTGCCGGTCCGGTTGACACAGTAGATGGTGTTGCCCAAGGGGGCACAGCGGAAGGGCTGGATGGGGCCACCACTGGGCCGCAGGCTGGCACACTGGCTCCAGCGCTTGGCCACAGTGTTGTACCGGAAAACTTCGACACCGCCTGCAGTCCCACCACCTGggccctgctccccaccacGGCCACTGCTCACATCAAAGCGGTAGATGAAGCTCTTGAAGGCCACCATGTCAGCAGAGCGCCGTCGGCTGCTGTTGTAAGGGCACTCCTGCCACTCGTCACGCTTGGGGTCATATTTGAGCAGGCGGTAGAAGAGAGAGCCTCCTGACACATAGATCTCTCCATTGCAGGTGGTGGCCTCATGAGCCACAGCAAAAGCACCCTTGGGCAGGGGTGCCACAGGGCTCCAGCGGTCAGCCCGTGGGTCATACCTCTCCACGGTGAATAGGCACTCGCCCCCCACAGCATAGAGGTAACCATCCAGGGCCAGCAGCTTGAGCTGTGAGCGGGGCTGAGCCAGGGGCCGCACCTGGCTCCAGGTGTCGGTGAGGGGGTTGTAGCAAAAGACCTTGTCAGAAAGACGGGCCCGGGGCTCACCGCCTGCTGGCCCCGCCACTATGCCCCCTGCTAGGAAGAGGTAGTTGTGGAGGACGCACATGGCACAGCCCTTGGCATTGGCCTCCTCAGGCAGGCGTGTGAGCACTCTCCACTCACCGCTGGCCTCCTGGTAGCAGTGGATAAGGGAGCCACTCTCCTCCAGTGACACCACAGAGGAGGGGCTCTGCGGCCGGCTGCTCTCGCGGCTCTGTGGCCGGCTGCCACCACCCAGCCGCTCGAAGGCATCACTAACCTCGGCCACCAGCAAGCAAGGTCGGCCGGCCTCCACGCGTCGCTGCAGAATGAGGTCCCGCTCAGTGCCACTGAGGCGGCCATAGACACTGGGCTCCCGCAGCACCTCCAGGTAGTGGTCACTCATGAAGCGGTAGGCGGCCTCCCGCAGCTCTGCCAGCCGCTGCTTCTTGGCCAGGCAGAGGAGCTGGTAGCAGTTGTTGAGGCGGAGCTGGGCGCGCATGGCCTCGGCAGCACAGTGCAGCGCACAAGGCATCTGGAGGACGCGGGCGCCGCTCACCACCTCGGCCAGGTTGTCATGCCGCACCTCGCCCATGCGGGCTGTGTACACGTAGTCGATAAGGAGCCGCAGTGCCCCGTAGCTCACCCCTTTCACCCGCAGGACGTCCCGTGAGGCGCGGGCACGAAAGTAGTCGCTCTTGGCCGCCAGCACCGACTTGTGCGCCCGGATGCGACGCCCCGACACCTCGATCACTAGGTCGGGCTCCTCCGCCGGCCGGTCCCGTGTCCCCAccgcctcctcttcctcctcctctggctgGCAGGTGGCGTTGTTGATCTCCCACTGGCTCTCCACCACCCGGCCGCCAGCAGCGGGCGGCTGCGGCTCGGCTGCGGAGGCGctgaagcagagggaggagctGAAGCCGCAGGGGGCGGCCGGGGtgggcggcggtggcggcggcggggcgccgtGCCCAACCCcgctctcctcctcctcggccGCGCCGCTGCCCTCCATGGAGCCGCGCTAGCTGCGCCGGCGCCGCGCTGCGCCCGTGCGGAGGGCTGCCGGCCGCGGCGGAGCGGCCATCACCTGCGGGGGAGAGCGGAGAGCGCTCAGCTTCGCGCGGccgggccccgctcccccctgcCGGCTCCCCCACCCCGCTTCTCCGCCTCGATACTCAGAGCCGCCGTTCCCGCAGGCGGGGCTGCCGCTGGTTTCCGGGGCTCAAACCGCgcttctcctttctctgggGGATCCACCCTGCGGCTCTGCTGCCTCCCGCTACCCGGGGCTAACTGCACTAGCTTACCCCCCGAAAACCTGACCTCTTCCTGGTGGGGGGATCGCCCCGATGAGCGCCTCAGCAGCCTGAAAAGCAATTCTggttttcctgttgctgtgcAAAAATTCTAGGCGTTTTGCACACACTGCATCCTTCTCATGACAACTGGCCCCTACGCTATGCTGGGCGGTGAGGAACAATGTCCTTTAAAGGCAGATACTTCGGAGTACTATCATGATTTATTCACCTTGTGCAACTACTTCAGTGGAAGGTAGTGGTTGCAATCTCTTCTGGAAGGAGATGCCCTGCTAGCCAAGTTTTCCTTTACATGACCTTCATGAAGGTTTCTTCCTATCACTGCTCCTCATAGGCATTCCtcctgtttaaaagaaaaagtaacaatTCAGTTAGTTTAAAAATCGGTATCTCCTGAGTTCACTCAGAAGTTTGGGATGATTAGTTATGTTTCCTTTAATGGGGTATCTATAGTATCCCAAAGTCACCAGAAGTATGCAAATAGATTCTACATGTGTGTGTTTACAAAACAcatcaaaggatttttttttgttgctaagAGAAAAGCAATCCAACATGTATGTAACAGCACATGTAGCTGTAATGCATTAGCAAGATGTAAATCAGGCTTCATAGGGCCTGGTTCATGACTGAAAGATTCATGGCTTCTGTTAATAAAAAGTAGAAGCGAGCAAAAATCACAATAGATAATTAGAACATGAAGTTTCTTCTGGGAAAATGGCAGGCTACAGGGCATGTCTGTAAGTAGGTTAGTCCCTGTCAGCACAATCACCACACAGTTGTATCTTCATTTCACAAATGTAGTTTTTAGAATTTAGCAAAGTGCTGTTTGTTTGTCTCATGTTTGTTTATGGATTTCCCAGGCTTGGTTTAAGTTTTGATGAACGATGCATGAAAATTGCCCAAACATACTTAATTCCATTTAATAAGTATCTGCGGCTGTGATTCTATTTTTAAGAAGGTtattaatttccattaaaatccCCATTGGCAGTTTTTTCACAGTCCTCAAGGAACACTCATTTCTATGTAAAATATACCTTGTGACTTCTTTTCAGTAGAGATGATTAATTTACcctattaaattaatattaggaaaatctaacttttttttttttttttagtgaaagcATAATTGGTAGGTGACATTGTCTGGAAACTCCTGACAGACATGAAAACCAGAAGCCTATACTTGTGCAAGCAAACTTCACTTAAATGATAGTATCAGTCTTCTCTTAGAAGTTTTTACCTTGTGCACTTGCCCGTGAAGGACTTTCTACTACATTTGATCACATTCAGTTACACAATAAATCAATACAGAGGTTTGATTTCTGGATATTTGAGCCTTTGAGACTGTAACAAGGTTTCAACAGCATTTGAAAACTTACGAGAATGAGTAGATTTCACAAACTGTCTTTCTCATCTGGGTGTTCAGAAATCTGGCACTTAGAAACTTTCTATGACTTTTTATGAACTTTGGATAGCTTAAGTGGCAAATTTCCTGGGGTCCAGACCCAAACTCGGTAGGTTATGCTTTACTGACTTTTCCACAGCTTTAACAAGACAAGGAGAATGCAGCGATCTGTGTGTACACTCAGTGTGTCTCTGGAAAACACACTGATTCATGATTAATTTCAACTGGGCAGCAACCCTGTCgatgtaattttgtttttcagtaagtCTTCACAGTACTGAATTCACTATGTAACCATTTTTTATTCCAATTTATTATGCTGTAGACATTGAGATTAATATACTTTCTGCTCCAGGCCCTCCAGAGCCCTGATCATCAGCTTTGTTTAAGAGCAGCTACTGTGGCCGACACTGGCAAAATTACAAAGGTCAAATGGAGATGGTTAAAGAAACACCTACAATGTCAACCTGTGATGCACTGTTATATTATGAAAATTGCTACCAGTACCTCATTTGTAATATAAgtaattgaaacattttttgtctctttcctGGGTGGAGTGCCCCAAGATTCAACCCTTATCTCACTGGAGTTCTGGATAGCTTGACCTCCTCAAACATGAGTATCCCAAAGGGTGCTAATAGACTTTCCTCAAATTCTCCCAACTTTATGATCTGTCCTGGATCCAAACATACCTCACTGCTCACTTCTACTTATGTTCCCCCTCTACAAGGAGGAATGAGTAGCTTCAAATAGTTTCAAGCTCTCGGtcttctgtttgatttttcaaGTGAAACTATAAAGGACGAATGAAAGAGAATGCCACCAAAAATAAGTGTGGGTGACTAAAAGTGAGAAGTCAAAAACAGTAACTAATACCAATAATATCGCCATATGGTGAAATGTATTTCCTGCATCATGTCTCAAAGGAAAATAACCAATTAGAATATTCAAAGTTGTTAAAAACAGCATCCAGAAAAACTGATCTTTTCAACTTTCTCAACTAATGCAAATTAAAAGGGTGAGATCCTCCTCAAGCACAGTAATCATACCTTTTCCCATACTCAGATACCTGCTTGGCTTAGAATTCTGACTTGACACTGAAAGGTTACTGAGAAAGAAGCTGCCACCCAGCACAGTCCTAACAAACATCTGGGTTAACATCCTCTTGAGGAACCACACGGAGGAAGGACTGATGGTACAGCTTGCTAATGGCAAGCAGCagaattctgaagaaaattatcttctggtatatttaaaactaattaCCAAGAATATGTTGAAATTAATGCTGAGCATGAGAACTTGAATCAAAGTATCACATGCAATTTAGACAACAAGGAACTCTTAACAGGGAAGCTGAAGACTTAGAAAAGCTGAACAAGAGTCTGGAGGACTTTGTCAAGGACAGAGCAATGACTGCTCCAGCAATCTCACCACTTCTGTCTAGCTGAAAACAAAGTATagaaattacacaaaaattaaGCTGAAAAAACAATTGAGAGAAGTTGTGGAACCTTCCCATTATTGAGCAACATGACCTACCTGAATTAAAAGGTCATGGATTTAGTATAAAACAGGAAGAAGCTGAAAGGAGGTGATGAAAATATAATACCGAACTCTTCCATTCTTTTCTTATCAACAGTGATcaaaaagttgttttgctgtttggtgACAGAGAACATtcaaaaattacagaaagagaaaagacactTGATAGCCATGCTGATTCAAAAGGATGTGAGCTCCTAACAATCTTGTTTGGCTTAAAACAACCTTGGTTTTAgcacttttttccaaaactcaTGAACAGGATAGGTACTGGAAAAGGAAGCAAGCTGTTTAGAGTACATGGCATCTGTAGACTGATGTCACCTTTTATACTGGGGACTTTTAAGGCAGAAGCTGAATTACTTGGactgaaactgttttcattatCATGGGTTTGGTCTAGAAATGATGTAATGTTCATGGACAGAGGAACTGCCAACAAACATGAACTGTATTTACAGACTTGGCAATTACACACTTACAATATCCTGGATGTGTAGCCCCAACCTCAGACGCTATAAGACATTGCTCAAGTAACAGCACAGATAAGGCGTAGCTTTTTCTGACAGAGGAATTGCAATGAAGGGCTGCAGGTAAAGTTTCCTGGCACTACATTCATTTGGCAGTTCTGATAAAATCCAATTAAAtgcttgtttttcattgttctctatttttttttgtgcagtgcCAAAAACCTTTGACCCAAACCCTGTCCTGTAGCAAGACCCACTTTCTCTGGGGAATATGCACATGTGGGAGGAATTGGGTTACTGCTCTCCAGTTCACAAATGGAAACTGCTCTGACTCAGTCCCAGGGTAAATAAAAGCAGTGCTTTCCCTATCATAAGCAACTCTAATTTACATAAGCAGGCTATCCTCCCCAAGAGACACTACACCAGTTCAGAACTGACAGAATGCTGTTCTGCTTCACCTTAGTCCAggaaatgcttttgtaaaaatCAGCACTGCCAAATTTTACCTCAGTAGAGAATTCCCTCAGGATAGGGGCGTCATCTGATTGAGATGATTAAGGAATCCAAAGAGGCAGGATCAtcaaaagagggaaaacatgccttgtgtttattttaaaaactaaaagatGACTGTTGAAAGTAGAACTGGCCAATGTGAAGACATTTGGCTCAGCCCAGAAGGCAAAATCTTCCGGAGGGCAGAGTCAAGtgcatatttataaaaatggtCTCTTACTCTCCTGCTTATTGAGCAGATATGTGAAACCTAGGGGGGGAAAATGGTCTCTTCGTAGCTGGGGAAAATATCTGGAGCACAGAGATGCCATTTCTCTGAAAAGGCCTGGAGCACTTGAATTCTTGCATCCTATTACAGATTTAAACTCTAGATCTTAACCACTTGATTAACCTCCTgcttgtaaaaagaaaagaattttttcatGTCTTACCTCAAGAAAAATTGGAGAAAGAATAGATTTTTGTCCCCTTTTCTAaatttgctttcccttttttaacaTTAGGAGTGCCCAAAATCTGGGCTACCACAGT
It contains:
- the KBTBD11 gene encoding kelch repeat and BTB domain-containing protein 11, whose protein sequence is MEGSGAAEEEESGVGHGAPPPPPPPTPAAPCGFSSSLCFSASAAEPQPPAAGGRVVESQWEINNATCQPEEEEEEAVGTRDRPAEEPDLVIEVSGRRIRAHKSVLAAKSDYFRARASRDVLRVKGVSYGALRLLIDYVYTARMGEVRHDNLAEVVSGARVLQMPCALHCAAEAMRAQLRLNNCYQLLCLAKKQRLAELREAAYRFMSDHYLEVLREPSVYGRLSGTERDLILQRRVEAGRPCLLVAEVSDAFERLGGGSRPQSRESSRPQSPSSVVSLEESGSLIHCYQEASGEWRVLTRLPEEANAKGCAMCVLHNYLFLAGGIVAGPAGGEPRARLSDKVFCYNPLTDTWSQVRPLAQPRSQLKLLALDGYLYAVGGECLFTVERYDPRADRWSPVAPLPKGAFAVAHEATTCNGEIYVSGGSLFYRLLKYDPKRDEWQECPYNSSRRRSADMVAFKSFIYRFDVSSGRGGEQGPGGGTAGGVEVFRYNTVAKRWSQCASLRPSGGPIQPFRCAPLGNTIYCVNRTGTLRFSLAQDGEVEADGGLKGTFDGELLKAPLDAKGVLLPFVLTLPERLDKAGDQEGSLPL